A genomic region of Streptosporangium lutulentum contains the following coding sequences:
- a CDS encoding RrF2 family transcriptional regulator yields MRISARTQYALRAATELAAAPPGPVPAERIAASQNIPRRFLDNILLQLRRAGLIHSQRGPDGGYWLARPAEEITLADVILVVEGNPERPAHGGYPGVARPLADVWSALREYEETLLAEITLAHIAKDSLP; encoded by the coding sequence AACCCAGTACGCGCTACGGGCCGCCACCGAACTGGCCGCGGCGCCACCCGGTCCCGTGCCCGCCGAGAGGATCGCCGCGTCGCAGAACATCCCGCGGAGGTTCCTGGACAACATCCTGCTGCAGTTGCGGCGGGCGGGACTCATCCACAGCCAGCGTGGTCCCGACGGGGGCTACTGGCTGGCCCGGCCCGCCGAGGAGATCACCCTGGCCGATGTGATCCTGGTGGTCGAGGGCAATCCGGAACGCCCCGCGCACGGCGGCTACCCGGGAGTCGCCCGGCCTCTGGCCGACGTGTGGAGCGCGTTGCGCGAGTACGAGGAGACCCTGCTCGCCGAGATCACCCTCGCCCACATCGCCAAGGACTCACTTCCCTGA
- a CDS encoding SCO5389 family protein, translated as MSLTVSNDLLDQAKAGEVDDAAFVACVRDSLPYAWSVITELVRQRDHTGAEFADNTVPPPDESARGQLLRCLASDSMRGALERHFQVRLAFQNCHRVAVFDPAATKAHAEFVTARSQILNQSPELVDC; from the coding sequence ATGTCGCTGACCGTTTCGAACGATCTTCTTGACCAGGCGAAAGCCGGTGAGGTGGACGATGCGGCGTTTGTCGCCTGTGTTCGTGACTCCCTGCCCTACGCGTGGTCGGTGATCACCGAGCTGGTCAGGCAACGTGACCACACCGGCGCCGAGTTCGCCGACAACACCGTGCCGCCGCCGGACGAGAGCGCCCGGGGCCAGCTCCTGCGCTGTCTGGCGAGCGACTCCATGCGCGGCGCTCTGGAGCGCCACTTCCAGGTGAGGCTGGCCTTCCAGAACTGCCACCGGGTCGCGGTCTTCGACCCCGCCGCCACCAAGGCCCACGCGGAGTTCGTCACCGCCAGGTCCCAGATCCTCAACCAGTCGCCCGAGCTCGTCGACTGCTGA
- a CDS encoding nucleotide-binding protein, with the protein MRVAFVGKGGSGKTTLSALFARYTASHGGPVVAVDADINQHLGMALGVADGALPRPMGSHLTEIKEYLRGDNPRISSASAMVKTTPPGRGSRLLRLDESHDPIHSGFAAVTPEGPRLMVTGPFSEGDLGVACYHSKVGAVELYLNHLVDGAGEYVVVDMTAGADSFASGLFTRFDMTFLVAEPTRQGVSVYRQYRDYAAADDVPIAVVGNKVHGPGDVAFLREHVGDDLLVCLEHSTAIRAMEQGRPFTLHDLEPANSEALGTLLAHLDAQEKDWPRFGRQAVRFHLRNAEAWANRATGEDLAAQIDPDFVFGPTRVSLSR; encoded by the coding sequence GTGAGGGTGGCGTTCGTCGGTAAAGGCGGCAGCGGCAAGACGACTCTGTCGGCGCTGTTCGCGAGATACACAGCGAGCCATGGCGGGCCGGTCGTCGCGGTCGACGCCGACATCAACCAACATCTGGGAATGGCCCTGGGCGTGGCCGACGGCGCGCTGCCCCGCCCGATGGGCTCACACCTGACCGAGATCAAGGAATACCTGCGGGGTGACAACCCGCGCATCTCCTCGGCCTCGGCGATGGTCAAGACGACCCCGCCCGGGCGCGGCTCCCGGCTGCTGCGCCTGGACGAATCCCACGACCCCATCCACTCCGGCTTCGCCGCCGTCACCCCTGAGGGGCCACGGCTGATGGTCACCGGCCCGTTCAGCGAGGGCGATCTGGGGGTGGCCTGCTACCACTCCAAAGTGGGCGCGGTGGAGCTGTATCTCAACCACCTCGTCGACGGCGCCGGCGAATACGTCGTGGTGGACATGACGGCGGGGGCCGACTCCTTCGCCTCCGGGCTGTTCACCCGCTTCGACATGACCTTCCTGGTCGCCGAGCCGACCCGTCAGGGGGTGAGCGTGTACCGCCAGTACCGCGACTACGCCGCCGCCGACGACGTGCCGATCGCGGTGGTCGGCAACAAGGTGCACGGCCCCGGCGACGTGGCCTTCCTGCGCGAGCACGTCGGCGACGACCTGCTGGTCTGCCTTGAGCACTCGACGGCGATCCGCGCGATGGAGCAGGGCCGTCCGTTCACCCTGCACGACCTCGAACCCGCCAACTCCGAGGCGCTGGGCACGCTTTTGGCGCACCTCGACGCCCAGGAGAAAGACTGGCCCCGCTTCGGCCGCCAGGCCGTACGGTTCCACCTCCGCAACGCGGAGGCCTGGGCCAACAGGGCCACCGGCGAGGATCTCGCCGCCCAGATCGACCCGGACTTCGTCTTCGGGCCCACGCGAGTGTCGCTCTCGCGCTAG